Proteins encoded by one window of Halosolutus amylolyticus:
- a CDS encoding helix-turn-helix domain-containing protein yields the protein MGSSPSPGADVSVPAELDSARGKLVYLYVALNDGATAEELREHLDLSRGVVLSITGTLRDEGHLERTDDGFEIA from the coding sequence ATGGGTTCGTCACCATCACCGGGGGCAGACGTCTCGGTCCCGGCGGAACTCGATTCCGCGCGCGGCAAGCTGGTCTACCTCTACGTGGCGCTCAACGACGGCGCGACAGCCGAAGAGCTTCGGGAACACCTCGATCTCAGTCGTGGTGTCGTCCTCTCGATCACCGGGACGCTTCGCGACGAGGGCCACCTCGAGCGGACCGACGACGGCTTCGAGATCGCCTGA
- a CDS encoding XapX domain-containing protein, whose product MSTHVTLLALLTGLVTGVLFRFLNVPIPAPPELPGIVGIIGIYVGYKLIDHLDVGIDLLDVLGA is encoded by the coding sequence ATGTCGACGCACGTTACTCTCCTCGCGCTCCTGACCGGATTGGTCACAGGGGTCCTGTTTCGCTTTCTCAACGTCCCGATCCCCGCACCGCCGGAACTTCCCGGTATCGTGGGAATTATCGGGATCTACGTCGGGTACAAGCTGATCGACCACTTGGACGTCGGGATCGATCTCCTCGACGTACTGGGCGCATAA